A segment of the Trifolium pratense cultivar HEN17-A07 linkage group LG7, ARS_RC_1.1, whole genome shotgun sequence genome:
CTAACCAATATCACAAATCCAAATATATCTAAGAGTTTATCCTTGCCGCATGTGCACTTTAATAAGGTACTAATGTAGTACTAGCTCAAATATTCTAATGTGAAGCAATGTTGTCAAAAAGCAGTGCCATAGCACCATAGCATAGCACAATTTGAACAACCACTATTGTTTGCGATCCGCAATATGCCCATCAGTATTGTAAAGTAGTGGCTATAACGGCACCATAGTGCTATAGAATAGCTGAATTTGAACAAAATGCTATTTTCCACAATCCGTGACCGACAAGACATGAAAATATCATTGAAAAACTGCTGGAACCCAAAATCTAACTGCTCAAAAATGTCATTTGAGGAAGAGATTGGTATGATACAATCCTAATCATATAAGCATTTAATTAAGAATACATCCTTGTACTGTGTTTGAAGCGGAAAAGTGAGTGTCTGATATGTACCAAAACGATATTTGTTAATTCAATTGCATATGGTCTTTACAATTTTCAAGCTTTAAAAATTTAGTAGCAGTGTTTCATcaacatgatttttttaaatgttttccTAAAAGGTGAATTCACAGGTAGAAATTCTTCAATACAAAGCAATCTTGTTTAAGGTCATAAATGATTGCATTATTGAACAAGTTGAAAAAGATGATAACTGTGTCAGATCAGATGTAACCAAGAAAAAAGCATCAGAGCTTTTAAACAGGATAGAAGAAAACAATGCAGTGAATGTTGAagaacacaaacaaaaaaacagtaaaaaacaataaacaagaAAACCATTATGTCAAAAACCCTCCACATTACCTTCTTGGACTGCGACTCTTTGATCTCCGAGACACCTGTTAAAAGTTATAAAACAGTTATTcaccaatttaaaaaaatgccaTCTACGCCAAATAAAAAAGACACAAACCTTGCGAGGACTTGGTGAATCAGAGTATGATGATGACCTTCCACGTCTCACAGGTGGTCGACCTCTGCCAATAAGTAAATTTTATGGGGGTGTTGAAACATTATCAAAGTGTTAGCACTTGAAGTTCAATAAACTAAAACATGATTATGGATGCATAAACATCATTAAAATGTTTCGTGTATTTTCAAATGCATATGCACACAAAGTGTAAACTTGAAGTATTCGCCTATTCGGTAAAATGAGcaatttttcatttcttcccATAGTAGTCAATCCCAGATAGCAGAGCGGAGCGGCCGACCTCAAAACTGGGATAGCCgctatttgaatattttatactaaaaatGCTCAAGTaattatattactattattattattatttttctattattttttgacaaaaggtaTGTTATTTTACTGGGATAGCTCGATAGCCGCTAACCCGGCCATAGCGGCCGCTAAGGCTAACTGTGCCGCTCTCAGCCATCCCATAGCGGCGAGCAACCGCCCCACCGGGATCCCGCGGGATTGAGTACGCTGGTACTTCTTCCTAAGCAACAGGATTGTAATCCTGATCTATCCTGCCATTATTTATTTCAGAAACAAATTCAGTTCTACATAGCATCAAGTGAACCTTTATTTAGGACTGCATATATGACCATTCAAAGGAATGTGGGACTATGGATAACTAAAAATTCATTGGGTCCAGGCATCATATGTTCACATGTTCATTGCTTTTTAATATCCAGTGTTTTTTATCCTTCATTCAAAATATTCTAATGCACAAAAAACAAATTGATCATTTATAGAGAACTGAGAACTAACAGGCAAGAAATTACCTGCGAGGTGAGAATGATCTAGAGCGTGAGCGTGCAGACCTACGAATTGGAGAGCGACTACGCCTACGACCAACCGGAGATCTTCTAGGAGGACTACGAGCTCGTCTAGGAGGTGAACTagaaatattcattttttcaatGGGCAGTCAATACCATGTATGATAAAATGCAACTTGAAAACAATAGTAAACGAAAATAAGCACTCAAAATAAGATTACCGGCGTCTTATAGGTGGAGGAGGAGAACGTCTCCGACCTGGGCTTCCACGTATCCTTCTAGGTGAGACCCTACAAATATGATAGTTAAATGAGTGGAGTTGATAATGAAATTGTTATTCAGACATCTAAGCAATCACAAGCCAACCTTCCAGGGGATCTAAAGCGCCTTGGTGGTGGAGATGGAGAACGACCTTTTCCAGGAGACACGGGTCTCCTCCTAGGAGGTGTGTCTCCAGCTCCACGGCGATAAGGAGAGTCTAATCGACGACGGACAGGAGAACCTGCACGGCGGCGAGGAGATTCAGGTCGTCTTGGAGATCCAGCTCTTCGAGGCACAGGAGATCTTCTCCGTGGTGAGAGAGGTTTCCTCCGGGGAGAAGCTGGTATCAAGAATTATTGGTTCAATACATATATAAAACCATCAATAtgatacaaaacaaaaattgttgcagcaaataacaataatatacaTTCTATTGGACGCTTTGGCCCATCTTTTTCAACATCTGCACCAGCAATATCAGTCCTAGGCGCCTCTCTCTTTGGAACAACAGCAGAAGCCTTTGGGGGTGGTGAAACTCTCTGCCTTGGAGGCAGAGTAAATTTTGCCTTAATGACGTTGCCATCTATCTGCGCCTGCataatgcaaaaaaataaaggCAACGATATCAAAATGCGACAGCCAGCAAGCTTCACTGTGAAAGTTAATCCTACTCAGTCAACAGCTACTTACTCCATCCATGTACAATAATGCTTTTTCAGCATCGCCTCTTGTCTTGAAATGCACATACCCATAT
Coding sequences within it:
- the LOC123895998 gene encoding serine/arginine-rich splicing factor SR45-like, with the protein product MAKPGRARRSPPSGSASGSSSLSSSSGSSRSRSRSRSRSFSSSSSPSRSSKSRSRSPPPQRRKSPGESARRGRSPPLPPPPQFKRTSSPTRKPSPVRESLVLHVEKLSRNVNEGHLKEIFSNFGEVASVELVMDRVVNLPKGYGYVHFKTRGDAEKALLYMDGAQIDGNVIKAKFTLPPRQRVSPPPKASAVVPKREAPRTDIAGADVEKDGPKRPIESSPRRKPLSPRRRSPVPRRAGSPRRPESPRRRAGSPVRRRLDSPYRRGAGDTPPRRRPVSPGKGRSPSPPPRRFRSPGRVSPRRIRGSPGRRRSPPPPIRRRSPPRRARSPPRRSPVGRRRSRSPIRRSARSRSRSFSPRRGRPPVRRGRSSSYSDSPSPRKVSRRSKSRSPRRPLKGRASSNSSSSASPPPARKP